TGCGTGCGGCCTGGATCATTGCGGCGATTGTCGTACTTGGTGGAACGTATGGAATTGGCCAACTGTGGCTTACCCAAGACGAGAAGCTCGATGCGGCACGCATTGCCCAGCAAAACGAAGCTGGGAAAGGCCCCGTACGGATCGGTCTCGTGCAGGGCTCGATTGATACCGTCTTCGGCGATCCAACGCAGTCAACGCGGACCTTCGAACAATACTCGGAACTTTCTGATCTTCTCGTTGCCGAGTATCCCAACCTTGATTTGATTGTCTGGCCCGAGACCACCATGGGGCCGCACATGGTTTTTGAGGTCGCCAACAACTTCGCTCCACCTGCATCATGGGGCCCATCAGGCGATCGGGCCAAGCAAAGTATTTTGGAAACCGCGCGCGGCTTTCACTACTTTCTTCATGGTTTGGCCGTAAATCGATGGAAGTCGCCCCTTCTTCTGGGTACATCCGTCATTCGTTACGGCAATCAGAAAGTCGATCACTACAACGCCGCGATTCATGTGGGCCACGAAGGAACGATCGTCACCCGCTATGAGAAGACGCATCCGGTGATGTTCGGCGAATATGTCCCCTTCGGCGACTGGTTCCCGTTCGTCTACGACTGGCTTCCCATCGGTGGAGGACTCACTCCAGGGAAAGGACCGATCGTGGTCGAAGTGGACGAGGTGAATCTCGTACCGTGTATCTGCTTCGAGAATACGGTCCCTCAGCTTGTCGCTAGCCAAGTCCGAACGCTTGACGCGGCCGGGAAACGCACGGATGTCCTGGTCACCCTGACCAATGACGGATGGTTCTGGGGAACGAGCATTCTAGACCTGCACTTGACGTGTGCCCGATTCCGTGCCGTCGAAAATCGCCGGCCGATGTTGGTTGCTGCCAACACAGGTGTCTCTGCCTCAATCGATGCGCAAGGGAAAGTTCGACAGTTTGCACCAATTCGTAAGACCAGCTACTTGGTAGCCGAAGCGTACGCGTCAGATCGCCCCCTTTCTCCCTACACCCGCTATGGAGACTGGTTCGCGGCCAGCTGCCTCCTGCTAACGACACCCCTCTTTTTGGTGTCTTCCTTTCTTCAGTGGCGTTCGAAGCGAAAGATGCGAACGGCTGACAAGGGCACCACTATTCAGGGGGACGCTTCCCAATAATAGGGAGGATATCGCCCAACGATATGGAATTCTTAGCGGGAAATCCGTCGTAAAACGTTATCGTCGTTTATATTAGAGTCAGGGGAGTTGGCCCCGAATCCGCAAAGTGCCGGTTTTGCCGCCATATTTCCCAGAACCCCCAAACTAATTTTCCCGTTTTGTTGACACTGTTCAAACACCAGAATTATACTGGCCGTAAATACTCACGCATCTTGTCCCTAATTACACACCCGGTACCTTTCGAGATTGACCTCGAAAGGGCTGCTTTTCGGTTGTTGGATCCGTCAATCTGCATGGACGCGGCTTGCTTATCACCCATGGTTTCTTCCATGAAAGCTGCGAGCGACGTGAAACCGATCCCGGCAAGGCCTTGGCGGAAGCCATTGAAGGAGTCAAATCCATGACATTGATCGGAAAGATCTTTACTGTCCTCATTCTCCTCATGAGCATGGTCTTCATGACCGTTGCGATGATGACCTATGCCACCCACAAGAACTGGCGGGCCGAGGTTAAGGGAGATGGCGCTGGCAAGTTGGGGATGGAAAAGACCATCAGCGAGCTGAAGGCCAAGGAAGCCGCCTTGCAGGACCAACTGCAGAAGGTGCAAATGAAGCTTGAACAGGAGCGCGCCGCTCGCGTTTACGCGATCGCTTCACTGGTTGCCCGCAACCAGTTGCAGCAAGCGAACTTGGCTCGTCTCGATCAAGAGAATGAACGTCTCGTCAAGTCGGAAGCCGACATGAAGACCTTGCTCGAATTGGCCGAAACCAACTCGAAGAATCTAAAAGAAGAAGTTGCCCAACTGCGGACCGACATTAAGACGGCCCAAGCCGATCGTGATAACAGCTTCGCGGAAGTGGTTGCTCTGACCGACAAGCTGCAACAGTACAAGGTCGAGCAGGAACGCCTGAAAGAACGCGAAATGCAGCTTGCGACGCAGGTCGCACGGATGGGCAAGGTTCTGGCCGCCAATGGTATGAACGAATACACCCCAGTCGACAACATTCCGCCGCAATTGGACGCAAAAGTCCTAGCTGTGAATGACAAAGACATGGTCGAGATCTCGGTCGGTGCCGACGACGGCATCCACGAAGGGAACACGCTGGACGTCTTCCGCGGTGACACTTATCTCGGCCGTATCATCATCAAGCAGACCCAACCTGATCGTGCGGTCGGTGAAATCATCAGGGACTATCGCCGCGGCGTGATTAAGAAAGGTGACAATGTCTACACCAAGCTCGGATAAGTCGGGACGCAAGTCCTCGTTGAATATCTATACCGCCATGTTGATGTTGTCTTTCATCGCACTGACAACCGGCGCTATCCTGCTATTCATGGAACTACAACGCTACGGTAGCTGGCCGCAGTGGTCGATCAAATAAGCATGTTGAGAACAACAAAAGAGGCGAAGCTAGTTGGCTTCGCCTTTTTTGTTTCTTGGCCTAATAAGTCGCTCGGCAGGCCAAACCCGGAACGATCAAGCAACTGGCGACTCAGATTCAACACATCCATCTCTACGCCACGTCGGATCGATGCGTCGCCCCTAGTTCCGTCGCCAGACGAAATACTTCGCGTTGGCTGTGATAGTAGAGCCGAGTGGGAAGCACCATATTGATATGGTATTCGACCCCAACGCGATGCTCGTCCGTATCGGTGTTAATCACAATTCGTTGTCGGGCATACCGCTCTGGTCCGAGCAGAGTCGACCAGAGATTGCCTCGCCAGAACGTGAGCGGGGCTTGAGAGATTACGTGGGCCTTAGTCGCCTCGTAGAAAGCGATCGCCTGCGGTACAACTTCTGCTATCTCAGGCACGTAGAACACGTAACGATCCACGAACCAGCTTAACGTCGTTCCCCGGAAGATATCGGACTCGACGTATGATTCGGCAGAGGTCTCAGGCTGAGGAGAACGATATGGGTTCACAGGGTCCACGAACGAATTCCAGGCAGAAGAAGTTGAAACATCTGCCTTCTATTGTACGCAGCACGGCAAACAAGGGGTTAACCGGGCAGATCAGCCCCCATGGTTGGAAGGCTCATCTTCGCGAACGGTTTCCGGAGTTGGGCTCCAACCTGCGTCGAACAACATATCAAACAGATTCGATTTTGATTCGACGTTCGTCTTTCGGAAGATACTCGAGCGGCGAAACTGAACGGTCCGCAAGCTGAGCTGTAAACGATCCGCGATCTCTTGATTGGTCCGCCCTAAGAACATGAGTTCGAGGACCTTCATCTCTTCGTGCGAGAGCTCGTGCAGAAGCTGATTGGCTTCTTCCCTTCGCAAGTGTCGCTCGAAGTTCTGTTGGTTCTTTTCGAGAGCCTGGCGGATCGCCTCGATCAATCGGGATGTGTTGCAAGGTTTCTGGAACAGTTCGAAGGCGCCAAGCTTCATGGCCTGGACCGTCGTTGGCACATCGGCATGCGCTGATAGGAAGATCACAATCAGCGGATAGCCCGCTTGATTGATACGGCGATGAACCTCAAGCCCAGAGATGCCTGGCAAGCGTATATCTAAAACCGCACACCCAGGCTGAGACATCTGGATTTGATCCAGAAACTCTTCGCCAGAGCTATATGTGTAAGCCGTGAGCCCAACAGACCTCGCGAGTTGCAGCAATGCTTCGCGCGCGGATGGGTCGTCATCGACAAAATGTACTACGGATGATTCTGAAGTCATGGGATGCAAACTGTCTACCCGGAAAAACGGACATGCCTGTTTTACCTCTAGTGATGTTGCTGCCCTTGATTCAGTTCGATGCCAAGGTCAACTCTCGCTGCCCCGTGATACGATTCATCCATGGGATGAATCGCAATCCAGCGAGATCTTGGATCAGAACTTACTTGTATATCAGGTGTTGGCGGTCCAAAAGAAAAGCCGATTTTAGATGGGCTTGTTCATTCGGAAAGTGTCACAAAAACCTGACCAATGTTTTCGCCAGTTTCTTCTTTCAGACCTTACATCGGTCACCACGATCAAGGCCTCAAATAAAAGCCACCACATTGCTGTTTTGCTGAAAGAAAGCTACACAAAACAGGAAATCTAGTGGATTCGCTGCGCCTTGGCCGCAATTCCCAACCTCTTCCCTGGCTGAAATACACCGGCTCACGACAAATATAGGTTTAGAATCACCTTCGTATGAAACGAATATTGCGATTCGACGGTTATTTTCAAGGAAACTCGCCCGTTGCGCCATTAACGCGGAGACAGGTGGCTAGGTTCGCGCAAGTTCCAGTTCACATTCCATGCAAACACAATATCTCATTAATTCTGGGATTTTACTAACTAATCCTTGTAAAAATCGACATCAATCGCAAATTTCGACCATCGGCTTACCTCATGGCCACCACGGGTAACCAGACTCAAATTGGCCTGACATGGCTCAAAAAAAAAGACCCAAGCAATCAGCTCGGGCCTCTTCGCGTTTTCGACCTGAAAGAACGATTCGTATGTTCTTACGGTAGTTCGTTCCCATTCGGGTCCTCAGGCAAGCGAACCAGCATCCAAGTTTCTTCACGTTCGACGCCGTAGTGAACCAGCACCGAGGAAGCTTCTTGCGACAGGTTATAAATACCTGTCTCCATGACCGTGGATGAGGTCTCGCCAATCATCCAAGCCACACGCTGCGAAGTCGGATCGACCTTACCCCAGATTGGCAACGAGTTCTCGGAGGAAGCGTTGTAGTAGGTACCCGCGATCAAACCATCCTTATCAACGGCCAATTGCAGGTAAATATTGCCCTGACCGGTCTCCGTATCGGTGAGAACAAACACACCTAGTGGCAGCCAGTCCTCGGGACTTCCATTACCCTCAATCGGTGGCTTGCTCTGGAGTTGCTTCCGTCCTTCGTTCGCCAAGGCGATCGCCTGCAGCGCGTATTGCTCACGGGTCGCGATCGGTTCGTCTTGCACGTAGATGTACTGCGTGTCATAGACAATCGTGGAACCGTAATCGTAGTAGACCGGATAGGTCGGGTTGCTACCCCAGAAGCCCCAAGTACTTAACCGATAAGGCGAACCCCACGACCACCAGTAGCCTGGACGGGGAGTGTAGGTGTAGAAGAGCCAGTTGTTGAGGTAGCGATTATTCGGTCGCCAGTTGTTGTTCCAACCGTAGTGGAAGTGGCGGTAGGCGTTGTTGCGAATATTTGAGGTATAGCGATACCAGTTATTCGGAACGTGGTGCCAATCGTTTTGCCCCCAACGACCATCCCAATTCCGGTCAAACTGTCCATCGCGGTGACGCTCGTGATGTCCGTCGCGATCGCGATGATTTTTTTCCGCCCGAACTAGCTCGTTACGAATTCGATCGTGATCGAGCGAACCTCGCTGCTGAACCGCTTGAAGTTGATCACGGAATTGCGAATCGCGTTGCGAACGATCTCGCCAATCGAAATTAGGACGAACAGCCTGCTGATTGTTTCCGACGCGGTTGTCGCCAGGACGATCGTTGCCACGACGGTCTCCATCAGCGCGGTTTGGACCTTGCGGTCGGTCTTGCATATTCGGACGATTTACCGTCGTTCGATCACGGTCAATCTGAGGGCCGCGGTCACGATCGGCCGGATTCGGGCGATTGTTGGCATCACCACGGTTCATCTCACGCAGACGACGTTGGATGTCTTCGGCGTTCCCAGGACGGACACGATTGTCGGCCGGACCGCGCGAGTTTTCGCGGGCATCACGAAGACGATCTTGGAGCGATTGACCATTGTTATCACCGCGATCTGGACCTCGGCCCGGACGGTTACGATCAGTCGGCTGGTCGCGATTGAACATGTCTCGCAAATCGTTCGGCGTGGGACGATTTTCACGTGTCATGTCGGGACGATTCGCCGGGTTTCGATCTGGCCCAGTGTTGCCTCGGTCCGGCCCAGGTCGACCCGAGTTACCGCGATTGCCGTTCGATTCCAGGCGTTGGCGCAGACTATCTAGCGACGATGAAGAGCGAGGGGAGTTACCAGGATTCCGGCTCGACCCTTGCCGTTCCGCTCGATCAGGACGCTTGATCGGCTGACTTGGACGTGCACTTGGAGCCGGAGAAGGCTTTGCGGCTGGGCTCGGCTTTGCTTTCGGAGCCGGTGCGGACTGCCCACGATCACGATTAACGCTTGGGGATGGACGCGACCTCTCAGGACGTGCGTTGCTTCGACCTTCGGACTGGCGTGCTTGGCCGCCTTTGTCATTCCCGTTGCCTTTGCCTTTACCCTTGCCTTGGGCATCTGCGAAGGAGGGAAGTCCGATCAGACAGATCATTAGACCTGTCAGCCATATTGGACGGGGGGACATCATGGAACTCCTCTAGGTATTTTTAACCTTGCTGGTTCTCTTTCAGGGAACACCGCGCTGACCGTGCGATACGAATAAGGCACGACGCGATCATCGTGCGCAAGGCTTAATGGGACGCATTCCACATGCCAATCAAATGCCCAAAACTGCCATTTCGTCGATCCGAGTTGAATTGCACGGGTTAAAGCGACTATTCCAATCGACGGTCAGCCGGGCGCAGTTGGAAGTAAGAGGTCAATCTGACAACAATCCTTTCAAAATGAGCCATTCCGCGCCATTGTTCGCTTAATCAATTCGATTTTGGCGATGTGTGGCTATTGTCAGCCAGCTTGAACGCTCTCTGACCAACCGTGTCCTAGACTTGAAGAGAATTTTTTCAGAATGTGACCTTGGCACCGATTTTGCCTTGTTTCTTCGACCGCCCATGGAACAATGACTTTGTTTTGTCTTGGGCCTATCACCTGAATATAAAATCAACTTTTCAATTCGAGGGGGACATATCATGTTCCGAGGTTTGCTGATCGCCGGGGTTGTTGCCTTGGCGCCAATGTTTGCTGCTGAAACGGCTCAGGCTCAAGTTGTTACCACGGTGGCACCACCGACTGCCGTAGGCTATATCCCAGTTCGCACCGGGTTGCTCGGCCTTCGAACCTCGATGAAGCCCGTTCTCGTTCCTGGTGCGACGACGACCTACGTGAATAGCCCAGTCGTGACGACGAACTATGTTCCGACGACCACTTACTATCAGCCGCAAGTGACGACGTCGTATTACACCCCGCCAGTGGCTAACACCACCTACTACGCACCGACTACTGCCCCGGCAGCAACGACGGTGGCCCCAGCGACAACCACTTACTATCCACCAGCACCGACGACGAATTATTATCGCAAGACGTACTGGTACAGCACTCCAGCGCCAGTGCCACGTACCGTCGGTATGCCGATCATCGGGTATTAAACTCGTAAGAATGAACAAGTGGATCGTGAACTGCCCTCCTGATGGTGGGCAGTTTTCATTTCGTGAAAACGTCGCTCCCGACTACAGACCTCATTTACGGTCGACTACACTGATAGATTCCGAATAGGAAGTGTTTCGGCATTCGCCCCTTTTCTATCTATCCGCCGCTGGTGGTCGTCTGTTTAATCTGGAGGTTCCCCCTCATGAAAATGCAACGTTTGTTTGGTCTTACTTTGGTTCTCGCCTTGGCGAGCGTGGTTTCTCTCCGGGCAGAAGAAGCGGATTCCAAAGATGCTGCGAAGGAAGGGGAATGGATTCAGATGTTCAACGGTAAAGACCTTACTGGTTGGACCCCGAAAATCCGCTACCACGAGTTAGGCGAAGATCCGAACAACACCTTCCGTGTCGAAGATGGATTGTTGACCGTTTCCTACGACAAGGGATACGACAAGTTCAACGAAACTTTCGGTCATCTCTTTTATGAAAAGCCATTCAGCAACTATCGCATGCGGGTCGAGTATCGCTTCATCGGCGATCAGTGCGAAGGGGGCCCCGGCTGGGCGTTCCGTAATAGCGGCGTGATGATTCACGGCGAAGATCCAAAGACGATGGGCAAAGATCAGGACTTCCCCGCTTCGATCGAAGTTCAGATCTTAGGTGGCAGCGGCAAGGGCAATCGTCCTACGAGCAACCTGTGCACGCCAGGCACGAACGTTGTGATGGAAGGTAAGTTGTTCAAGCCACACTGCATCAACAGCAGCTCGAAGACTTACCACGGCGACCAATGGGTCACCGCCGAAATTGAAGTGCACGGCAACGGAACCATCAAGCACATCCTGGATGGCCAAGTGGTTCTTGAGTACGAAAAGTCGCAACTCGATCCGCGCGACGAACACTCGAAAGAACTGATCGAAAAGGCAGGTGGCGACGTCATGCTTTCCGGTGGGACGATCTCGCTGCAGTCGGAAAGTCACCCGATTCAATTCCGCAAAGTTGAAATCATGCCTTTGGACGAATAGTCCTAGAAATGAACGGATTCGATGAAAATCTTCACGCTCTTCAATGGACGTTCGGGTGGCGCCAAGGCGATCGGGCCTCAGGTCGAACAACTCGCCGAGCGTGACGCAGCCACATGGATCCGTGTCGATGATCTCGCCGATGAGGAACTCGTCGAGCGGATCCATTCGGAAAGGCCAGACCGTGTCATCCTCGTAGGAGGTGACGGAACGGTTTCCAAGTCGCTCGGCTTACTTGATTCGCCGAGCGATCTTGAGTTCGCCATCGTCCCGACGGGCACTGGAAACGATTTGGCGCGTTCGTTGAGCATTCCTCTCGACGACGTCGAAGCAGCCTGGGAATTAGCCATCAATGGTAAGGCTCGCAAGATGGATCTGATCGAGACTTCGTTCGATCAACCCAAACTGCTGACCAATGCCGTCACCGCGGGAATCGGTGGCGTTGTCGCCCGTGAAATCGCGTCGGAGTCGAAAGAAACTTACGGCGCGTTGGCCTACTGGTTTCAAGCATTGTCGGTCCTATCCGATCCGCCCGTGTTTCAAATACGCTTGCGGTTAGACGACAACGAAGTGATCGAGCAAGATATCTACGCGTTCTGCGTTGCCAATGGTCGTTGTGCAGGAGGAGGGTTTGTCATCGCCCCGACGGCGAAGCTGGACGACCAAAAGATCCACATCACCATTCTGCCGGCTTTGTCGATGGTGGAGATGCTGGATGCCGGTCTTAATTTCGTGCTGACAAATGAAGATGCCGAAGAACGGATCGTGACTTACGACGCTCAATCGGTCGAGTTCATCTCTAGCCCAGAAATCCCCTGCAGCTTGGACGGAGAACAGGCCGTCCACCAACGGATGGAGTTCCGCATCGTCCCGGCCGCTCGGATGTTAGTTGGCGGCCCAGACGCTGCGTTTGGTGAAAAGTCGTAATAGCCGCTAGTCTATTGCTTTTCGGCTTCCATCTTCTTTCGCATTTTTAGCTCGTGCGATAGCAGCCACGTGTACAACTCTTCGTTATCGTAGGTTTCTGTCCAGCTATCGTGTTGGGCTTCGGGATAGATGGTCAGTTTGGGCTCGCCTCCCTTTTCCTTTAACAAGCGAATCATCTTTTCAGAATGATCGACGGTTACGGTCGGGTCTTTGCCGCCGTGGAAGACCCATGTCGGAATTGTCACGATCTTCTCGACGACTGTTTCGTCTGATGGACCACAGATCGGAGCAATCGCTGCCAGTTTGTCAGGAACAGCTCCGGCAACTTGCCATGTGCCACGTCCACCCATGCTTAAGCCGGTAACGTAAACACGATTGTCGTCGACGTTATGAATCTGCATGATGTGATCAAGCAAAGCGACGACGTCTTCCGTCTTCCACCATGTTCCCTTGGGGCATTGCGGGGAGATCACAATAAAAGGAAAGTCTTTGCCCTTCTCGATCAGTTTCGGTGGACCATGCTTTTTGACGAGGTTCAAGTCGTCCCCTCGTTCGCCGGCACCATGCATGAAAAGCATCAGGGGCCAGTGCTCTTTTTCTTCGTAGCCCTTGGGAAGGTACAATAGGAATTTCATCTCCCTGCCTTCTCCCAGATCGAAGGTTTCTTCCGATTGACGGGCAGGTTCTTTTTCGTCGGCAGCTATTAGGGGTGTCGCCGACGGACATAGTAATAACAGCGATACGCTAAGAGCGAGCAGGTACTTCATCG
The genomic region above belongs to Blastopirellula marina and contains:
- the lnt gene encoding apolipoprotein N-acyltransferase, producing MPQPVSQPNSSPLTWRGVLLYGIASALLLALAFPKVNLTLLAWVAPIGWLMLIRADALPKRAYWLIYVSGCLFWLTVLYGIGKAHWATRAFGWPVLSGYLAVYIPLFVAFSRLIVHRLNVPIPIVAPLVWTALEYVRAYFATGFSMAQLGHTQVDVLPLIQISAVTGAYGVSFLVMLVASLLLMVVPEWEAAPSDRKTQPWNMRAAWIIAAIVVLGGTYGIGQLWLTQDEKLDAARIAQQNEAGKGPVRIGLVQGSIDTVFGDPTQSTRTFEQYSELSDLLVAEYPNLDLIVWPETTMGPHMVFEVANNFAPPASWGPSGDRAKQSILETARGFHYFLHGLAVNRWKSPLLLGTSVIRYGNQKVDHYNAAIHVGHEGTIVTRYEKTHPVMFGEYVPFGDWFPFVYDWLPIGGGLTPGKGPIVVEVDEVNLVPCICFENTVPQLVASQVRTLDAAGKRTDVLVTLTNDGWFWGTSILDLHLTCARFRAVENRRPMLVAANTGVSASIDAQGKVRQFAPIRKTSYLVAEAYASDRPLSPYTRYGDWFAASCLLLTTPLFLVSSFLQWRSKRKMRTADKGTTIQGDASQ
- a CDS encoding response regulator transcription factor, encoding MTSESSVVHFVDDDPSAREALLQLARSVGLTAYTYSSGEEFLDQIQMSQPGCAVLDIRLPGISGLEVHRRINQAGYPLIVIFLSAHADVPTTVQAMKLGAFELFQKPCNTSRLIEAIRQALEKNQQNFERHLRREEANQLLHELSHEEMKVLELMFLGRTNQEIADRLQLSLRTVQFRRSSIFRKTNVESKSNLFDMLFDAGWSPTPETVREDEPSNHGG
- a CDS encoding DUF1080 domain-containing protein, producing MKMQRLFGLTLVLALASVVSLRAEEADSKDAAKEGEWIQMFNGKDLTGWTPKIRYHELGEDPNNTFRVEDGLLTVSYDKGYDKFNETFGHLFYEKPFSNYRMRVEYRFIGDQCEGGPGWAFRNSGVMIHGEDPKTMGKDQDFPASIEVQILGGSGKGNRPTSNLCTPGTNVVMEGKLFKPHCINSSSKTYHGDQWVTAEIEVHGNGTIKHILDGQVVLEYEKSQLDPRDEHSKELIEKAGGDVMLSGGTISLQSESHPIQFRKVEIMPLDE
- a CDS encoding diacylglycerol/lipid kinase family protein; the encoded protein is MKIFTLFNGRSGGAKAIGPQVEQLAERDAATWIRVDDLADEELVERIHSERPDRVILVGGDGTVSKSLGLLDSPSDLEFAIVPTGTGNDLARSLSIPLDDVEAAWELAINGKARKMDLIETSFDQPKLLTNAVTAGIGGVVAREIASESKETYGALAYWFQALSVLSDPPVFQIRLRLDDNEVIEQDIYAFCVANGRCAGGGFVIAPTAKLDDQKIHITILPALSMVEMLDAGLNFVLTNEDAEERIVTYDAQSVEFISSPEIPCSLDGEQAVHQRMEFRIVPAARMLVGGPDAAFGEKS
- a CDS encoding dienelactone hydrolase family protein — encoded protein: MKYLLALSVSLLLLCPSATPLIAADEKEPARQSEETFDLGEGREMKFLLYLPKGYEEKEHWPLMLFMHGAGERGDDLNLVKKHGPPKLIEKGKDFPFIVISPQCPKGTWWKTEDVVALLDHIMQIHNVDDNRVYVTGLSMGGRGTWQVAGAVPDKLAAIAPICGPSDETVVEKIVTIPTWVFHGGKDPTVTVDHSEKMIRLLKEKGGEPKLTIYPEAQHDSWTETYDNEELYTWLLSHELKMRKKMEAEKQ